One window from the genome of Cottoperca gobio chromosome 15, fCotGob3.1, whole genome shotgun sequence encodes:
- the LOC115019903 gene encoding zinc finger protein with KRAB and SCAN domains 5-like isoform X1 yields MSGAQLLRLLVNERLTAAAEEIFGLVEKTIGEYQEEAVSCKREIMQLKQQIEQLTVLKPEVILFRADIQSVAVEILSSQNQEQLSNVEENEIHYCQQVKEEQVDWWISADCAVNGPDMEADTSNNAEHPKSEQASEFQLLPSSTDVAVSVHGSIENKCNERNGPSSPRQSQQVDRWISPDPEDDSFKDINVRLADTETTAQTDYQLFPTFSTITVTLNDNEWNGNAGSSSSSCGPSCSDTAFREQKQARKSPKEKPCRFCGEQFHRDADLIRHVDKIHMSLKAFKCSECDKEFISRVHLNSHLRIHTGEKPHRCSYCTKSFAQISNLNVHLRMHTGEKPYFCKMCCKMVANTHHLKTCGMKSFCCLVCGQKFSTASKLWDHNQIH; encoded by the exons ATGTCGGGGGCGCAGCTGCTCAGACTGCTGGTGAACGAGCGACTGACGGCGGCTGCCGAGGAAATCTTTGGACTTGTTGAGAAGACAATAGGGGAGTATCAAGAAGAAGCTGTCAGCTGCAAGAGAGAAATCATGCAGCTGAAACAGCAGATCGAGCAACTGACCGTCTTGAAACCTGAAGTGATATTATTCAGGGCAG ACATCCAGTCGGTCGCTGTGGAGATTTTGTCCTCACAAAATCAAGAGCAGCTTTCCAATGTGGAGGAAAACGAGATCCATTACTGTCAGCAGGTCAAAGAGGAGCAGGTGGATTGGTGGATCAGTGCAGACTGTGCAGTCAATGGTCCGGACATGGAGGCTGATACTTCCAACAATGCTGAACATCCTAAATCAGAACAAGCCTCTGAATTTCAGCTGCTCCCGTCTTCCACGGATGTAGCTGTGAGTGTACACGGAAGCatagaaaacaaatgcaatgaAAGAAATGGTCCATCGTCGCCTCGTCAGAGTCAGCAGGTGGATCGGTGGATCAGTCCAGACCCTGAGGATGATTCTTTCAAGGATATAAATGTCAGACTTGCTGATACTGAAACAACTGCTCAGACAGACTACCAGCTGTTCCCAACTTTCAGCACTATAACTGTGACATTGAATGATAATGAATGGAATGGGAACGCCGGCTCAAGCTCATCCTCTTGTGGTCCGAGTTGCAGTGACACTGCTTTTAGGGAGCAAAAACAAGCCCGGAAAAGCCCAAAGGAAAAGCCTTGTCGTTTCTGTGGCGAGCAGTTCCACAGGGACGCTGATCTGATCAGACACGTTGATAAGATTCACATGAGTTTGAAGGCCTTTAAATGCTCCGAATGTGACAAGGAGTTTATTAGTAGGGTCCATCTGAATTCTCATTTAAGAATTCACACAGGTGAAAAGCCACACAGGTGTTCTTACTGCACCAAATCATTTGCTCAAATTTCAAATCTCAATGTTCACTTGAGGATGCACACAGGGGAAAAGCCATATTTTTGCaaaatgtgttgcaaaatggTTGCCAATACACATCATCTCAAAACGTGTGGTATGAAGTCATTTTGCTGTTTGGTTTGTGGTCAGAAATTCAGCACGGCTTCAAAACTGTGGGATCATAATCAGATCCATTAA
- the LOC115019902 gene encoding zinc finger protein 3 homolog isoform X1: MPHSCTVKTCSNKAKTGTALSFHRLPVREPERLKLWLSALNIDVNTPLDELKKCIVCSEHFVPEDYTVNGQPRTDTMHRFLTPTAVPTVGAAVPTVDAVVPTVGAVIPTVDAVVPTVDAVIPTVDAATEDSEKNRTKDVSSYCHSSEDTQPVSEEQPLSLQQCDIKVDQMPVLEETQNQDHPKVKEEQVDQCISPDMDADTSDDAEVRHPKSGAATKCELLPSSTAVTVSVNESIHDKWNESDGSSSPLQSHSVEVFVELEQPPREEKSCRFCGKGFKRDSYLIRHVDKSHKGHRAFKCLECNKEFEQRYQLVLHTRIHTGEKPFTCDYCDKTFVQNSSRLAHMRVHTGEKPYLCNKCGKSFATSNHFKFCKTQNECKSTPEKGNVEEDHKEEKDFKCFKCNKEFNQKHQLILHARVHTGEKPFSCDFCGKTFTQNSNRIVHMRQHTGEKPYCCTKCGKRFASSHHLKLCTGTQRQSTNKPFRCPTCGRTFHTDSDLKVHMEVHESWKRHISEKLQGQELGGEHLKAV; encoded by the exons ATGCCTCACTCCTGCACTGTGAAGACATGCAGCAATAAAGCAAAGACTGGCACTGCTCTGTCGTTTCACCGCCTTCCAGTAAGGGAACCTGAGCGGCTGAAACTATGGCTGTCTGCCCTGAACATCGATGTCAATACTCCCCTGGACGAGCTGAAGAAATGTATCGTATGCTCGGAGCATTTTGTTCCGGAGGACTACACAGTTAACGGACAGCCGAGGACGGATACGATGCACCGTTTTCTGACGCCAACGGCTGTCCCGACCGTTGGCGCTGCTGTCCCGACCGTTGACGCTGTCGTCCCGACCGTTGGCGCTGTCATCCCGACCGTTGACGCTGTCGTCCCGACCGTTGACGCTGTCATCCCGACCGTTGACGCTGCAACGGAA GATTCAGAAAAAAACAGGACCAAGGATGTATCATCGTATTGTCATTCTTCTGAAG ACACACAGCCGGTCTCTGAGGAACAGCCTCTTTCATTGCAGCAATGTGACATTAAGGTGGATCAGATGCCCGTTCTGGAGGAAACGCAGAACCAAGATCACCCAAAGGTCAAAGAGGAGCAGGTGGATCAGTGTATCAGTCCAGACATGGACGCTGATACTTCCGACGACGCTGAAGTAAGACATCCTAAATCAGGAGCAGCCACTAAGTGTGAGCTGCTCCCGTCTTCCACGGCTGTAACTGTGAGCGTAAACGAAAGCATACACGACAAATGGAATGAAAGCGATGGCTCATCATCGCCTCTTCAGAGTCACAGCGTTGAAGTCTTTGTGGAACTGGAACAACCTCCGAGGGAAGAAAAGTCTTGCCGTTTTTGTGGTAAAGGTTTTAAGAGGGATTCTTATCTTATAAGACATGTAGACAAGAGCCACAAAGGGCACAGAGCCTTTAAATGCCTGGAGTGCAACAAGGAGTTTGAACAAAGGTACCAGCTAGTTCTGCATACAAGAATTCACACAGGTGAAAAACCCTTTACATGTGATTATTGTGACAAAACCTTTGTTCAGAACTCAAGTCGTCTCGCTCACATGAGAGTGCATACTGGGGAAAAACCGTATCTTTGTAATAAATGTGGGAAAAGTTTTGCAACAAGCAATCATTTCAAATTTTGTAAAACGCAGAATGAGTGCAAAAGCACACCAGAAAAGGGAAATGTAGAGGAGGATCACAAAGAGGAGAAGgactttaaatgctttaaatgcaACAAGGAGTTTAATCAAAAGCACCAGCTCATTCTGCATGCAAGAGTTCACACCGGGGAAAAACCCTTCAGTTGTGACTTCTGTGGCAAAACATTCACTCAGAACTCGAATCGTATCGTTCACATGAGACAGCATACTGGAGAGAAACCATATTGTTGTACCAAATGTGGCAAGAGGTTTGCCAGTAGTCATCATCTTAAATTGTGCACAGGGACACAAAGGCAAAGCACAAATAAGCCCTTTCGCTGCCCAACATGTGGCAGAACCTTTCACACAGATTCAGACCTGAAGGTGCATATGGAGGTTCACGAATCATGGAAAAGACACATCAGTGAGAAACTGCAAGGACAGGAGTTAGGAGGGGAACATCTTAAAGCTGTGTGA
- the LOC115019903 gene encoding zinc finger protein 3 homolog isoform X2, with protein MSGAQLLRLLVNERLTAAAEEIFGLVEKTIDIQSVAVEILSSQNQEQLSNVEENEIHYCQQVKEEQVDWWISADCAVNGPDMEADTSNNAEHPKSEQASEFQLLPSSTDVAVSVHGSIENKCNERNGPSSPRQSQQVDRWISPDPEDDSFKDINVRLADTETTAQTDYQLFPTFSTITVTLNDNEWNGNAGSSSSSCGPSCSDTAFREQKQARKSPKEKPCRFCGEQFHRDADLIRHVDKIHMSLKAFKCSECDKEFISRVHLNSHLRIHTGEKPHRCSYCTKSFAQISNLNVHLRMHTGEKPYFCKMCCKMVANTHHLKTCGMKSFCCLVCGQKFSTASKLWDHNQIH; from the exons ATGTCGGGGGCGCAGCTGCTCAGACTGCTGGTGAACGAGCGACTGACGGCGGCTGCCGAGGAAATCTTTGGACTTGTTGAGAAGACAATAG ACATCCAGTCGGTCGCTGTGGAGATTTTGTCCTCACAAAATCAAGAGCAGCTTTCCAATGTGGAGGAAAACGAGATCCATTACTGTCAGCAGGTCAAAGAGGAGCAGGTGGATTGGTGGATCAGTGCAGACTGTGCAGTCAATGGTCCGGACATGGAGGCTGATACTTCCAACAATGCTGAACATCCTAAATCAGAACAAGCCTCTGAATTTCAGCTGCTCCCGTCTTCCACGGATGTAGCTGTGAGTGTACACGGAAGCatagaaaacaaatgcaatgaAAGAAATGGTCCATCGTCGCCTCGTCAGAGTCAGCAGGTGGATCGGTGGATCAGTCCAGACCCTGAGGATGATTCTTTCAAGGATATAAATGTCAGACTTGCTGATACTGAAACAACTGCTCAGACAGACTACCAGCTGTTCCCAACTTTCAGCACTATAACTGTGACATTGAATGATAATGAATGGAATGGGAACGCCGGCTCAAGCTCATCCTCTTGTGGTCCGAGTTGCAGTGACACTGCTTTTAGGGAGCAAAAACAAGCCCGGAAAAGCCCAAAGGAAAAGCCTTGTCGTTTCTGTGGCGAGCAGTTCCACAGGGACGCTGATCTGATCAGACACGTTGATAAGATTCACATGAGTTTGAAGGCCTTTAAATGCTCCGAATGTGACAAGGAGTTTATTAGTAGGGTCCATCTGAATTCTCATTTAAGAATTCACACAGGTGAAAAGCCACACAGGTGTTCTTACTGCACCAAATCATTTGCTCAAATTTCAAATCTCAATGTTCACTTGAGGATGCACACAGGGGAAAAGCCATATTTTTGCaaaatgtgttgcaaaatggTTGCCAATACACATCATCTCAAAACGTGTGGTATGAAGTCATTTTGCTGTTTGGTTTGTGGTCAGAAATTCAGCACGGCTTCAAAACTGTGGGATCATAATCAGATCCATTAA
- the aftphb gene encoding aftiphilin gives MEPDIIPLHSSSPPPLDDDSDGEAGSDEDEFGDFGGFSVRVSRSPPGFADSTDSRSSLRQPSTTIKPATHQSNCSFNHPVEQSQPTSAEDSGSVRGQIFVEGQDCNAESYVNLSNGFPERDHNSKIHIASAERACSPREETGFADFTVFTEQAAHPWCCGFSPMGGKEQWVNIGGERRDSSNSLGDQICDPEHHVVMDSEPRSHCACKAKENVCTKVKHCEKRDAALVQPSQDHHQPQEAAAALDIPPEEPHSGEEEIGMHGDSARERRHSLSSLQTTEVQEDGELDKDEEDREKSISAVPQTFSVYESASEDLASFFDDLSFEGVSADLEPNVSSLVSQDDLTDCDQTDDDEEEELGIDSMANLRPSEAEKGFQYCSHSVTQETSATSNHSQPGTHTEDSFADFKDCSFEHHSFDQGHVQTADAAVVLSLGNLPPSDSFADFCSAPTQEDDEESWAEFKDQRSQEEEETWTHLREPVSILLTDGDTKEEKDRAEQYGVSRRNSSQDSLSCRVQQLLLASFPQVEFSAVEGEEEVLSLGALLHAQHLPDSEEEEIPELCPRSQWIRRGVWRPHQDLHDAVGLQFQWGGSYANRTLLRCLCVETRNIVFIGMKKQPVAVPAFASSLGMLEPTKDSVPAVCSPGHTAISTTQALPEPRDTPDPSTDSMQEALPSSQLDWSSRGLSSSQDDCSALNLDYFGPEEESRSYSSSSRSNSPPPGVDPELYELTISKLETGASSSHMDDTLNRLMSTAEKTSTSVRKPQPDEELSVEAGRLIAGLPNLYFMQAKVLMFPSILQPKESCSPRLQ, from the exons ATGGAGCCAGACATCATACCCTTgcactcctcctccccccctccactGGATGATGACAGTGATGGGGAGGCGGGATCAGACGAGGACGAGTTTGGGGACTTTGGGGGATTCTCTGTCAGGGTGTCCCGCTCGCCTCCTGGCTTTGCTGATTCTACTGATTCACGATCCAGCCTCAGACAGCCTTCTACCACCATAAAGCCAGCCACCCATCAATCCAATTGTAGCTTTAATCACCCGGTTGAACAATCTCAACCCACGTCCGCTGAGGACTCGGGGTCCGTCAGGGGCCAGATATTCGTGGAAGGGCAGGATTGTAATGCTGAATCATATGTGAACCTCTCAAATGGGTTCCCTGAAAGAGACCATAACTCTAAGATCCACATAGCCTCTGCAGAGCGTGCATGCTCTCCCAGGGAAGAGACAGGGTTTGCAGATTTCACTGTGTTTACAGAGCAGGCAGCGCATCCCTGGTGCTGTGGCTTCTCTCCCATGGGCGGCAAAGAGCAATGGGTTAACATTGGAGGGGAAAGAAGAGACTCTTCCAACAGTTTGGGTGATCAAATCTGTGATCCAGAACATCATGTTGTTATGGACTCTGAGCCCAGGTCTCATTGTGCATGTaaggcaaaagaaaatgtttgcacTAAGGTCAAGCACTGTGAGAAAAGAGATGCAGCCCTCGTGCAACCATCTCAGGACCACCATCAGCCTcaggaagctgcagcagctttgGATATTCCACCTGAAGAGCCTCATTCTGGGGAGGAGGAGATAGGTATGCATGGGGACAGTGCAAGGGAAAGGAGACACAGTCTCAGTTCTTTGCAAACCACAGAGGTGCAGGAGGATGGAGAGTTGGACAAAGACGAAGAAGATAGAGAAAAGAGCATTTCTGCTGTCCCCCAAACTTTCAGTGTGTATGAGTCTGCTTCAGAGGATCTGGCGTCCTTCTTTGATGATTTGTCTTTTGAGGGAGTTTCTGCAGACTTGGAACCAAATGTTTCATCTCTTGTTTCACAAGATGATCTGACTGACTGTGACCAGACTGATGATGACGAGGAAGAAGAACTGGGAATCGACAGTATGGCAAATCTCAGACCGTCTGAGGCAGAGAAGGGTTTTCAGTATTGCTCCCATTCTGTGACTCAGGAAACTTCTGCTACCTCCAACCACTCACAacctggaacacacacagaagacagtTTTGCAGACTTCAAAGACTGTAGTTTTGAGCATCACAGTTTTGATCAAGGACACGTCCAAACAGCTGATGCTGCTGTGGTGCTGAGTCTAGGAAACCTCCCACCGAGTGACAGCTTTGCTGATTTCTGCTCGGCGCCCACacaggaggatgatgaggagtCGTGGGCGGAGTTCAAAGACCAGAGGtctcaggaggaggaagaaactTGGACTCATCTCAGAGAGCCGGTCAGCATCCTGCTGACTGATGGGGACACTAAGGAGGAGAAGGACAGGGCAGAGCAATATGGTGTTTCCAGGAGAAACAGCTCTCAG GATTCACTCTCCTGCCGTGTTCAGCAGCTTCTCCTGGCCAGTTTTCCACAGGTAGAGTTCTCAGCTGTGGAAGGTGAAGAGGAGGTGCTCAGCCTCGGTGCTCTGCTTCACGCCCAACACCTCCCTGacagtgaagaggaggagatacCTGAACTCTGTCCCAGATCTCAGTG GATTCGGCGGGGGGTGTGGAGGCCACATCAGGACCTCCACGATGCAGTCGGCCTCCAGTTTCAGTGGGGAGGTTCCTACGCTAACAGGACTCTTCTCAGGTGCCTTTGTGTGGAGACAAGAAACATT GTGTTCATTGGCATGAAGAAGCAGCCAGTGGCTGTGCCTGCTTTTGCATCCAGCCTG GGAATGCTCGAGCCCACCAAAGACTCTGTACCAGCTGTCTGTTCTCCAGGACACACGGCGATCAGCACCACACAAGCACTTCCAGAACCACGGGACACACCGGACCCCTCAACAGATTCAATGCAG GAGGCGCTCCCTTCCAGCCAGCTGGACTGGAGCAGCCGTGGCCTTAGCAGCTCTCAGGACG ACTGCTCTGCTCTCAACCTGGATTATTTTGGTCCTGAAGAGGAGAGCAGAtcctacagcagcagcagccgtaGCAACAGTCCTCCTCCAG GAGTTGACCCTGAGCTGTATGAGTTGACCATCAGCAAACTGGAAACCGGCGCTAGTAGCAGCCACATGGACGACACTTTGAACCGTCTGATGTCCACTGCAGAGAAAACCAGCACTTCAGTCAG GAAGCCTCAGCCGGATGAGGAGCTGAGTGTGGAGGCTGGCAGGCTGATCGCTGGACTGCCGAACCTTTATTTCATGCAGGCCAAGGTCCTTATGTTCCCAAGCATCCTCCAACCCAAAGAAAGCTGTTCCCCAAGATTACAGTGA
- the LOC115019902 gene encoding zinc finger protein 3 homolog isoform X2: protein MPHSCTVKTCSNKAKTGTALSFHRLPVREPERLKLWLSALNIDVNTPLDELKKCIVCSEHFVPEDYTVNGQPRTDTMHRFLTPTAVPTVDAVVPTVDAVIPTVDAATEDSEKNRTKDVSSYCHSSEDTQPVSEEQPLSLQQCDIKVDQMPVLEETQNQDHPKVKEEQVDQCISPDMDADTSDDAEVRHPKSGAATKCELLPSSTAVTVSVNESIHDKWNESDGSSSPLQSHSVEVFVELEQPPREEKSCRFCGKGFKRDSYLIRHVDKSHKGHRAFKCLECNKEFEQRYQLVLHTRIHTGEKPFTCDYCDKTFVQNSSRLAHMRVHTGEKPYLCNKCGKSFATSNHFKFCKTQNECKSTPEKGNVEEDHKEEKDFKCFKCNKEFNQKHQLILHARVHTGEKPFSCDFCGKTFTQNSNRIVHMRQHTGEKPYCCTKCGKRFASSHHLKLCTGTQRQSTNKPFRCPTCGRTFHTDSDLKVHMEVHESWKRHISEKLQGQELGGEHLKAV, encoded by the exons ATGCCTCACTCCTGCACTGTGAAGACATGCAGCAATAAAGCAAAGACTGGCACTGCTCTGTCGTTTCACCGCCTTCCAGTAAGGGAACCTGAGCGGCTGAAACTATGGCTGTCTGCCCTGAACATCGATGTCAATACTCCCCTGGACGAGCTGAAGAAATGTATCGTATGCTCGGAGCATTTTGTTCCGGAGGACTACACAGTTAACGGACAGCCGAGGACGGATACGATGCACCGTTTTCTGACGCCAACGGCTG TCCCGACCGTTGACGCTGTCGTCCCGACCGTTGACGCTGTCATCCCGACCGTTGACGCTGCAACGGAA GATTCAGAAAAAAACAGGACCAAGGATGTATCATCGTATTGTCATTCTTCTGAAG ACACACAGCCGGTCTCTGAGGAACAGCCTCTTTCATTGCAGCAATGTGACATTAAGGTGGATCAGATGCCCGTTCTGGAGGAAACGCAGAACCAAGATCACCCAAAGGTCAAAGAGGAGCAGGTGGATCAGTGTATCAGTCCAGACATGGACGCTGATACTTCCGACGACGCTGAAGTAAGACATCCTAAATCAGGAGCAGCCACTAAGTGTGAGCTGCTCCCGTCTTCCACGGCTGTAACTGTGAGCGTAAACGAAAGCATACACGACAAATGGAATGAAAGCGATGGCTCATCATCGCCTCTTCAGAGTCACAGCGTTGAAGTCTTTGTGGAACTGGAACAACCTCCGAGGGAAGAAAAGTCTTGCCGTTTTTGTGGTAAAGGTTTTAAGAGGGATTCTTATCTTATAAGACATGTAGACAAGAGCCACAAAGGGCACAGAGCCTTTAAATGCCTGGAGTGCAACAAGGAGTTTGAACAAAGGTACCAGCTAGTTCTGCATACAAGAATTCACACAGGTGAAAAACCCTTTACATGTGATTATTGTGACAAAACCTTTGTTCAGAACTCAAGTCGTCTCGCTCACATGAGAGTGCATACTGGGGAAAAACCGTATCTTTGTAATAAATGTGGGAAAAGTTTTGCAACAAGCAATCATTTCAAATTTTGTAAAACGCAGAATGAGTGCAAAAGCACACCAGAAAAGGGAAATGTAGAGGAGGATCACAAAGAGGAGAAGgactttaaatgctttaaatgcaACAAGGAGTTTAATCAAAAGCACCAGCTCATTCTGCATGCAAGAGTTCACACCGGGGAAAAACCCTTCAGTTGTGACTTCTGTGGCAAAACATTCACTCAGAACTCGAATCGTATCGTTCACATGAGACAGCATACTGGAGAGAAACCATATTGTTGTACCAAATGTGGCAAGAGGTTTGCCAGTAGTCATCATCTTAAATTGTGCACAGGGACACAAAGGCAAAGCACAAATAAGCCCTTTCGCTGCCCAACATGTGGCAGAACCTTTCACACAGATTCAGACCTGAAGGTGCATATGGAGGTTCACGAATCATGGAAAAGACACATCAGTGAGAAACTGCAAGGACAGGAGTTAGGAGGGGAACATCTTAAAGCTGTGTGA